From a single Desulfomonilia bacterium genomic region:
- a CDS encoding ABC transporter permease, which translates to MINIPSTIKVSLNALRANKMRSALTVLGIIIGVAAVITMLAVGSGASKKITDQISSMGSNVIIVTPGSRTQSGVRTGAGGSSALTVFDADAIRKKCTAVSKVAPVLNGSAQVVYQNQNWLTSVVGTTPEMLEIKEWKLASGRNITSQDVRSSTKVCVLGKSVADNLFLNEEPVGKVIRIKKVLFKVVGVLEAKGQSMMGQDQDDTLFIPITTAQKKIFGTTIPGMIRNITMQAKSVDSMQAAEDQVTELLRQKHNIGPKGQDDFTVRNLTQILKEAQSATRVMTILLGAIASISLLVGGIGIMNIMLVSVTERTREIGIRMAVGARSWDIRLQFIIEAITLSMMGGAIGILLGSLGSYIISKFADWPAVVTPMSVLISFGFSFFVGIFFGYYPAYKASLLHPIDALRYE; encoded by the coding sequence ATGATAAACATTCCATCGACAATTAAGGTTTCACTAAATGCACTCAGGGCCAACAAGATGCGTTCGGCTTTAACCGTTCTGGGCATAATAATCGGGGTTGCGGCGGTTATAACTATGCTTGCCGTCGGTTCGGGGGCGAGCAAGAAAATTACGGACCAGATATCAAGCATGGGGAGCAACGTCATAATCGTAACACCGGGCAGCAGGACTCAAAGCGGAGTCAGAACAGGAGCCGGCGGTTCTTCGGCACTCACGGTTTTCGATGCGGACGCCATCAGAAAAAAATGCACGGCCGTAAGCAAGGTGGCGCCTGTCCTTAACGGTTCGGCGCAGGTTGTGTATCAGAATCAGAACTGGCTTACATCAGTGGTCGGCACCACACCGGAAATGCTCGAGATCAAGGAATGGAAGCTTGCTTCGGGAAGAAACATAACAAGCCAGGATGTCAGGAGTTCGACAAAGGTATGCGTGCTTGGCAAGTCGGTTGCGGATAATCTTTTCCTGAATGAAGAACCGGTGGGTAAGGTTATCAGAATCAAAAAAGTTCTTTTCAAGGTGGTAGGCGTACTGGAAGCAAAGGGCCAGTCAATGATGGGGCAGGATCAGGATGATACGCTTTTCATTCCTATAACGACCGCACAAAAAAAGATATTCGGCACGACCATACCGGGTATGATCAGAAATATAACGATGCAGGCGAAAAGCGTTGATTCAATGCAGGCCGCAGAAGATCAGGTAACTGAACTTCTGAGACAGAAGCATAACATCGGCCCGAAAGGCCAGGATGACTTTACCGTGAGAAACCTTACCCAGATATTAAAGGAAGCACAGAGCGCGACAAGGGTCATGACAATACTTCTGGGTGCAATAGCATCAATTTCTCTGCTTGTCGGTGGAATAGGGATCATGAATATCATGCTCGTATCGGTTACCGAGAGGACAAGGGAAATCGGCATCAGAATGGCGGTAGGGGCACGCTCATGGGATATAAGGCTTCAATTCATAATCGAGGCCATCACGCTTTCAATGATGGGCGGGGCAATCGGCATTCTTCTGGGGTCGTTGGGGTCATATATTATTTCCAAATTTGCGGATTGGCCTGCGGTTGTCACTCCCATGTCAGTCCTCATATCTTTTGGGTTCTCGTTTTTTGTGGGTATCTTTTTCGGATATTATCCTGCATATAAGGCCTCACTCCTGCATCCTATAGATGCGCTCAGATATGAATAA
- a CDS encoding DUF4382 domain-containing protein has translation MNKQISWNLKYHLFTLLTVIFFFLATMISGCGGGGGGNGGDGTGSIEEGTGAVYISLTDAPSDFASYTVDIVSISLKKYLGAEVETLPLKQRVDFSQYTDMTEFVTACTIPVGVYTKATMTLDYSNADIKIKDGSGNIKQIDSHNITLLDDNGNAVQGKQISVTVDIENLSSLVILPGVPRHLALDFNLDATNEVDLDNLTLTVSPLLIADLNPQNNTHRVCGLLSDVQRSNNRFYVEIKPFIPMVQNSDGLFGKIRVSTGDGTLYFINGKSYQGSDGLNELARSEYMNDSVLVLGELSVNPYDLLAQEVYVGSSVPWKGSDNVVNGNVTARSGNIITIRGVSIVNTDGRLQFYKTAKVELDESSTRVSRQFSQSAFSIDDISVGQRVMVFFSSSNANNSADGEITIAPANAVRMMMTHLRGIVTKKSTGIMEVEIKTIDCMKHEDFNFSNAGTYYNKYKIAASNTLLQKVKAGNRVKVWGFVNQFGHADNPDFNATTLINISKALGLMHVNWKPAYEKAFSQTDNSLILNYDQLGKFHFLYRAGLVDNIVTDFSGQAAIKSANSGIFIVQQGIPFFWYTDFSKFLDKLEEYNGYDVRYITAIGTFDDDAASLSAGYLIVRYLGLI, from the coding sequence ATGAATAAGCAAATATCGTGGAATTTAAAGTATCACTTATTTACTTTATTAACAGTTATCTTCTTTTTTTTAGCGACAATGATATCAGGTTGTGGCGGTGGAGGCGGCGGGAACGGTGGAGATGGAACAGGTTCTATAGAGGAAGGAACCGGTGCGGTATATATAAGCCTTACCGATGCGCCGTCAGACTTTGCAAGCTATACGGTGGATATTGTATCAATAAGCCTGAAGAAGTATCTCGGTGCCGAGGTTGAAACTCTGCCGCTTAAACAGAGGGTAGATTTCAGCCAGTATACGGATATGACAGAGTTCGTAACAGCCTGCACCATTCCTGTTGGCGTATATACTAAAGCGACCATGACACTTGATTATTCAAATGCGGATATCAAGATAAAAGATGGCAGCGGGAATATAAAACAGATTGATTCTCATAATATCACCTTGCTTGATGATAACGGTAATGCAGTTCAAGGCAAACAGATCAGTGTAACCGTAGATATAGAAAATCTGTCATCGCTTGTCATTCTGCCAGGTGTGCCCAGACACCTTGCCTTGGATTTCAATCTCGATGCGACGAACGAAGTGGATCTTGACAATCTTACTCTTACTGTAAGCCCGTTGCTGATAGCCGATCTCAATCCTCAGAACAATACTCACAGGGTATGCGGTTTGTTGAGTGATGTGCAAAGGAGTAATAATCGTTTTTATGTCGAGATCAAACCGTTTATTCCCATGGTACAAAACAGTGATGGTCTTTTTGGAAAGATAAGGGTCAGTACTGGAGACGGCACATTATATTTTATCAACGGAAAAAGTTATCAGGGAAGCGATGGTCTGAACGAACTTGCCAGATCTGAATACATGAATGATTCGGTACTGGTTCTGGGAGAGCTTAGTGTCAACCCGTATGATCTGCTCGCGCAGGAAGTTTATGTGGGTTCAAGCGTTCCATGGAAAGGTTCGGATAATGTTGTAAATGGAAATGTAACTGCCCGCAGCGGTAATATTATAACCATTCGAGGAGTCAGCATTGTTAATACTGATGGCAGGCTTCAGTTCTACAAGACTGCGAAAGTAGAACTGGATGAATCCTCCACCAGAGTGAGTCGACAGTTTTCGCAATCTGCGTTTTCAATAGATGACATATCTGTCGGTCAGCGTGTTATGGTCTTCTTCAGCAGCAGCAATGCAAATAATTCTGCAGATGGCGAGATCACCATTGCACCTGCAAATGCGGTACGCATGATGATGACCCATTTGAGGGGCATTGTGACTAAGAAAAGCACCGGCATCATGGAAGTTGAGATAAAAACTATCGATTGCATGAAGCATGAGGACTTTAATTTTTCAAATGCAGGTACATACTACAACAAATATAAAATTGCAGCGAGCAATACATTGTTACAGAAAGTCAAAGCAGGTAACCGTGTAAAGGTTTGGGGGTTTGTTAATCAGTTCGGACACGCGGACAATCCTGATTTTAACGCCACAACACTCATTAACATCTCCAAAGCACTCGGTCTCATGCATGTAAACTGGAAACCGGCTTATGAAAAAGCATTCAGTCAAACAGATAACAGTTTGATCCTGAACTATGATCAACTGGGTAAATTCCATTTCCTGTACCGCGCAGGTTTGGTGGATAACATCGTGACCGATTTTTCTGGTCAGGCTGCCATTAAATCAGCAAATTCCGGCATATTTATTGTTCAGCAGGGAATCCCATTTTTCTGGTACACTGACTTCTCCAAATTTCTAGACAAGCTGGAAGAATATAATGGTTATGATGTACGCTATATAACCGCAATAGGAACTTTTGATGACGATGCCGCTTCTCTCAGTGCTGGTTATTTGATAGTTCGATACCTTGGTCTTATTTAG
- a CDS encoding ABC transporter ATP-binding protein: MPLIETRNLFKIYDMGEEDQVHALNDVSISVESGEFVAIMGPSGSGKSTFMNILGCLDRPTKGTYLLDGIDTGGLEINDLAAIRNRKIGFVFQGFNLLRKTTALENVELPMLYAGIHQSERKNRAMAALDALGLADRSSHFSNQLSGGQQQRVAIARALVNNAPLILADEPTGNLDSKSSYEIMDLIVKLNREDKITIVLVTHEPDIARYSRRVIRFLDGRVVSDENQNTGLSS; the protein is encoded by the coding sequence ATGCCTTTGATAGAGACAAGAAATTTATTCAAGATTTACGACATGGGAGAAGAGGATCAGGTCCATGCACTGAACGATGTCTCCATCTCTGTTGAAAGCGGAGAATTCGTTGCAATCATGGGGCCTTCGGGTTCCGGGAAATCGACATTCATGAATATTTTAGGCTGCCTTGACAGGCCGACAAAAGGGACATACCTGCTTGACGGCATTGATACCGGGGGTCTGGAAATTAACGATCTTGCAGCGATAAGGAACAGAAAAATAGGTTTTGTATTTCAGGGCTTCAATCTTCTGAGAAAGACAACAGCCCTGGAGAATGTCGAACTTCCCATGCTTTATGCGGGCATTCACCAGAGTGAAAGAAAAAACAGGGCGATGGCTGCACTCGATGCCCTGGGGCTTGCGGACAGGAGCAGCCATTTTTCAAACCAGCTCTCGGGAGGGCAGCAGCAAAGGGTTGCCATAGCAAGGGCGCTTGTGAACAATGCACCGCTGATACTTGCCGATGAACCCACAGGCAATCTCGACAGCAAATCGAGCTATGAAATCATGGATCTCATAGTGAAACTTAACCGTGAGGACAAAATCACAATAGTTCTTGTCACGCATGAGCCGGATATAGCTCGATACAGCAGGCGCGTAATAAGGTTTCTTGATGGCAGGGTGGTAAGCGATGAGAATCAGAATACAGGGTTGAGCTCATGA
- a CDS encoding (Fe-S)-binding protein produces the protein MNSDMFEEYHQEECEKCGECLHECPVMSLPLDKAKAEMRNLIAGRKNSIVLKKCTSCMSCNFVCRKGCNPAMLILKRWHEAYESEGMPERALWFTPDMRPNFRTYALERMPEDEKALIKKWDDASPCEEIIYPGCNVITTPYLMMSSLFDGKEIRGSLDLCCGEMYFRSGHFDELRKTAARLSGHYRKMGIKKMLMPCTAGRNLFTNILPKYGARFDFEIEHVIPWLIGRIEKGEVKLVKKLDMTVTIQESCHAKCFGDEYIDMPRKLLNMLGVKVIEEEQHGKMMRCCGIGGGFSHASNYHPFNVVMATGKALSLARNTKADAVVTYCSGCMQQLGVGRLMLPFLWTEIYHILELVQIAIGEVPKRRLNNRAFLLASGVMLNQMPKMLSAKRHKSRLDV, from the coding sequence ATGAATTCAGACATGTTTGAGGAATACCATCAGGAGGAATGCGAAAAATGCGGTGAATGCCTGCATGAATGCCCTGTAATGTCGCTTCCCCTTGATAAAGCAAAAGCCGAGATGCGAAACCTGATAGCCGGTCGGAAAAACAGTATCGTACTTAAAAAATGTACGAGCTGCATGTCATGCAACTTTGTATGCAGAAAGGGCTGCAACCCTGCAATGCTGATTCTTAAAAGGTGGCATGAGGCCTATGAAAGTGAAGGCATGCCTGAGAGGGCCCTCTGGTTCACCCCTGATATGAGACCTAACTTCAGGACATATGCACTCGAGAGAATGCCCGAAGATGAAAAGGCGCTCATAAAAAAATGGGATGATGCAAGCCCCTGTGAAGAGATAATCTATCCGGGGTGCAATGTGATCACAACGCCATACCTGATGATGAGTTCGCTGTTTGACGGTAAAGAGATCCGGGGGTCACTTGATCTTTGCTGCGGAGAGATGTATTTCCGCTCAGGCCATTTTGATGAACTAAGGAAAACCGCGGCCAGACTATCAGGGCATTACAGAAAAATGGGAATAAAAAAGATGCTTATGCCCTGTACCGCAGGCAGGAACCTGTTCACCAACATACTGCCAAAATATGGTGCGAGGTTTGATTTCGAGATAGAGCATGTCATCCCCTGGCTTATAGGAAGGATCGAAAAAGGCGAAGTGAAGCTGGTAAAGAAGCTGGATATGACCGTAACGATTCAGGAATCCTGCCATGCAAAATGCTTCGGTGATGAGTATATCGATATGCCCAGAAAACTCCTTAACATGCTGGGCGTCAAGGTAATTGAAGAAGAACAGCACGGAAAGATGATGCGCTGCTGCGGCATTGGAGGCGGATTCAGCCATGCCTCGAACTATCACCCTTTCAACGTTGTAATGGCAACCGGCAAGGCACTCTCACTTGCAAGAAATACAAAGGCAGACGCAGTCGTGACGTACTGTTCAGGATGCATGCAGCAGCTTGGCGTGGGCAGGCTGATGCTCCCTTTCCTCTGGACCGAAATTTATCATATACTGGAACTCGTCCAGATCGCAATTGGAGAAGTTCCGAAACGCAGGCTAAACAACAGGGCCTTCCTTCTTGCATCGGGTGTGATGCTTAACCAGATGCCTAAAATGCTTTCGGCAAAAAGGCATAAGTCCCGTTTGGATGTGTGA
- a CDS encoding ArsB/NhaD family transporter has translation MSGNAVTFDVVFLAATGIFILSYAFIVTEWVHKTIIALCGAALVITLGIVTQEEAFYSNELGVDWNVIFLLFSMMVIINIMRPSGIFEYIAVKSAKLVKARPFAVMALFSVVTAFFSALLDNVTTVLLIAPVTILICQALDLEPVPFLITEALASNIGGAATLVGDPPNIMIASKAGLSFMDFINNMAPVVIVIMIVYLISLKFIFGKKMNVREEYRQRIMSMDERESIKDKPLMIKSLVVLGLTMAGFVFHGVLHLEPATVALCGAAILLLVSGVKEPHHLLSEVEWSTLFFFTGLFIIIGGVVKVGLIKWLSVKMLIFAGGNMFGLSMILLWFSAFASAFIDNIPYVATMDPLIIDMAKQLWPDLSGTALLHHPDLMPLWWSLALGACLGGNGTIIGASANVIVAGLSEKTGRKITFGRFMIYGMPLMIESIIISMIYVWLRYYVFG, from the coding sequence ATGAGTGGGAATGCCGTAACATTTGATGTTGTATTTCTTGCAGCGACAGGAATTTTCATCCTGAGTTATGCTTTCATTGTCACAGAATGGGTGCACAAGACAATAATTGCGCTGTGCGGTGCAGCTCTTGTGATAACACTCGGTATTGTCACCCAGGAAGAAGCATTTTACTCGAACGAACTGGGTGTCGACTGGAATGTCATTTTCCTGCTCTTTTCCATGATGGTTATTATAAATATCATGCGTCCTTCAGGAATCTTCGAATATATTGCCGTCAAAAGTGCAAAGCTTGTTAAAGCAAGGCCGTTCGCAGTGATGGCGCTTTTTTCTGTTGTAACGGCTTTTTTTTCCGCCCTGCTGGACAATGTAACTACTGTCCTTCTTATTGCCCCGGTCACCATACTTATATGTCAGGCACTTGACCTTGAACCCGTGCCATTTCTCATTACAGAAGCCCTTGCTTCAAATATCGGAGGTGCGGCGACCCTTGTGGGCGATCCGCCGAATATCATGATAGCCTCAAAAGCAGGGCTTTCTTTTATGGATTTCATAAACAATATGGCACCTGTTGTTATTGTAATAATGATTGTCTACCTGATAAGCCTAAAGTTTATTTTCGGAAAGAAAATGAATGTCAGGGAAGAATACCGCCAGCGTATAATGTCTATGGATGAAAGAGAATCCATCAAAGACAAACCGCTTATGATAAAATCCCTTGTTGTGCTTGGTCTTACAATGGCCGGTTTCGTTTTTCACGGTGTCCTTCATCTGGAACCCGCAACGGTGGCCCTTTGCGGTGCGGCGATTCTCCTTCTTGTTTCCGGGGTTAAAGAGCCCCATCACCTTTTATCAGAGGTCGAATGGTCTACCCTTTTCTTTTTTACAGGGCTATTTATAATCATCGGAGGTGTGGTCAAGGTCGGTCTTATCAAATGGCTTTCCGTCAAGATGCTTATTTTTGCAGGCGGAAATATGTTCGGGCTCAGCATGATCCTGTTATGGTTTTCAGCATTTGCGTCTGCATTTATCGATAATATTCCGTATGTAGCTACAATGGACCCACTCATAATAGACATGGCTAAACAGCTGTGGCCTGATCTTTCAGGCACGGCGCTGCTTCACCATCCCGACCTCATGCCTCTCTGGTGGTCGCTTGCCCTCGGGGCGTGCCTCGGCGGAAACGGCACGATAATAGGTGCCTCGGCAAATGTGATAGTTGCAGGACTTTCCGAGAAAACAGGCAGAAAGATAACATTCGGCAGGTTCATGATATACGGAATGCCGCTTATGATAGAGTCAATCATAATAAGTATGATATATGTATGGCTCAGGTATTATGTTTTTGGATAA
- a CDS encoding iron-containing alcohol dehydrogenase, translating into MWALKKVYYRIYQFVMGFSMNFLPWIEPTIIDGKDSIKKLASVIKGKGIKNVLIVTDSVLMGLHLLDSLFEALKSAGIKYSLYDQVQPNPTIENIEAALKIYNANGCEAIIAFGGGSPMDCAKVTGARVARPSRSVDGMRGLFKVGLPSLKMGSILPPVLFAIPTTAGTGSETTIAAVVSNSQTHEKSPITDPVIRPRYAVLDPALTEGLPPHITATTGMDAMTHAVESYIGKFYNNTETLKKAILAVEMIFNNIEKAYKNGKDLEARAQMLLAAYYAGYAFTRGGVGYVHGIGHNLGGMYGVPHGLAMSVILPYVLKWYGEAAHKPLAELAEFAGIAKPGMNQAQKAKAFIEAIKDLNRKLNIPEKLDCIKDEDIPLIAERALLECNPTYPVPKIMSKEDCMGVIRSIKA; encoded by the coding sequence ATGTGGGCATTAAAAAAGGTATATTATCGTATTTATCAGTTTGTAATGGGTTTCAGCATGAATTTCCTTCCCTGGATAGAACCCACAATCATTGACGGCAAGGACAGTATTAAAAAGCTTGCCAGTGTAATCAAGGGTAAAGGCATCAAAAACGTTCTCATAGTCACTGATTCAGTTCTCATGGGACTTCATCTTCTTGATTCTCTTTTTGAGGCCCTTAAATCTGCAGGCATAAAATATTCACTGTATGATCAGGTTCAGCCAAATCCTACGATTGAAAACATCGAAGCGGCTCTTAAAATCTATAATGCGAATGGTTGTGAAGCCATCATTGCCTTCGGCGGCGGTTCACCTATGGACTGTGCAAAGGTGACAGGAGCAAGGGTTGCACGTCCCAGTCGCTCGGTCGATGGAATGAGAGGCCTGTTCAAGGTTGGGCTTCCCTCGCTTAAAATGGGATCCATCCTGCCTCCGGTACTCTTTGCGATTCCCACGACAGCAGGAACCGGCTCTGAAACAACGATAGCAGCAGTCGTATCGAATTCTCAGACCCATGAAAAATCCCCCATCACCGACCCTGTTATCCGTCCGAGATATGCAGTTCTGGACCCGGCGCTGACTGAAGGTCTTCCACCACATATAACAGCGACCACAGGCATGGATGCCATGACCCATGCCGTCGAGTCATATATCGGAAAGTTTTATAACAATACAGAAACCCTCAAAAAAGCCATTCTGGCTGTTGAAATGATCTTCAATAATATTGAAAAGGCCTACAAGAACGGAAAGGACCTTGAAGCACGCGCCCAGATGCTGCTTGCAGCATATTATGCAGGATATGCCTTTACTCGCGGCGGCGTCGGATATGTCCACGGCATCGGCCATAATCTTGGCGGCATGTACGGTGTCCCACATGGACTTGCAATGTCGGTTATCTTGCCTTACGTCCTTAAATGGTATGGTGAAGCCGCACACAAACCGCTTGCAGAACTCGCCGAGTTTGCCGGCATAGCAAAACCCGGCATGAATCAGGCTCAAAAAGCCAAGGCCTTCATCGAAGCCATCAAAGATCTGAACAGGAAATTGAACATCCCTGAAAAGCTTGATTGCATTAAAGATGAGGACATCCCGTTAATCGCCGAGCGCGCATTGCTTGAATGCAATCCGACATATCCTGTTCCAAAGATCATGAGCAAAGAGGATTGCATGGGAGTCATCAGATCAATCAAGGCATAA
- a CDS encoding efflux RND transporter periplasmic adaptor subunit, whose product MKKAVIFVIIVIIVGASAYFILKRENSGNNYKTEKVEKGDIQLTVTATGTVNAVVNVQVGTQVSGTISTIFVDYNSLVKKGQLLAQIDPANFESQVAQAKANLSSAEANHRKTQVVLADNLRTLARNKALLKKDFVSQSDVDTAQTNADSASAQVDAAKAQVEQMKAALKVAETNLGYTRILSPVDGTVISRNVDVGQTVAASYQTPTLFTIAQDLREMQIDTNVDEADIGKIKNMQSVEFTIDAYPDMTFKGVVSEVRNSPTTVSNVVTYDVIVKVDNLDLKLKPGMTANVTIIVDEKKDVLKVPDSALRFKPAQTSKNTNGRNGSAVWVMDNGKIKRIPVRTGISDGSYTEVVSGGIREGNEVITESADSDKDTAKSSSRHVGPPPMF is encoded by the coding sequence ATGAAAAAGGCGGTTATATTTGTCATCATCGTGATTATTGTCGGAGCATCTGCATATTTTATTTTAAAAAGGGAAAACAGCGGAAACAATTATAAAACCGAAAAGGTTGAAAAAGGGGATATTCAGCTTACCGTGACCGCCACGGGCACGGTAAATGCTGTTGTGAATGTTCAGGTCGGAACCCAGGTGTCCGGTACAATCAGCACGATATTTGTAGATTATAATTCACTGGTGAAAAAAGGCCAGCTTCTGGCGCAGATTGATCCTGCAAACTTCGAATCTCAGGTGGCTCAGGCAAAAGCAAACCTTTCAAGCGCCGAGGCAAATCATAGAAAGACACAGGTGGTGCTTGCCGATAATCTGAGAACGCTCGCAAGGAACAAGGCACTTTTAAAGAAGGATTTTGTATCTCAGAGTGATGTCGATACGGCGCAGACAAACGCGGATTCGGCTTCGGCGCAGGTTGACGCGGCAAAAGCGCAGGTCGAGCAGATGAAGGCCGCGCTCAAGGTTGCAGAGACGAACCTCGGTTATACAAGGATTTTATCTCCTGTTGACGGGACCGTAATATCAAGAAATGTCGATGTAGGGCAGACCGTCGCAGCAAGCTACCAGACGCCCACGCTTTTTACGATAGCCCAGGACCTGAGGGAGATGCAGATCGACACAAACGTGGATGAAGCCGACATTGGGAAAATCAAAAACATGCAGAGTGTCGAATTTACGATTGATGCATACCCTGACATGACTTTCAAGGGTGTAGTCTCGGAGGTGAGAAATTCACCGACCACTGTTTCGAATGTAGTAACCTATGATGTAATAGTTAAAGTCGATAATCTTGATCTTAAATTGAAGCCGGGCATGACTGCGAATGTAACCATAATTGTAGATGAAAAGAAGGATGTGTTAAAGGTTCCTGATTCAGCTCTGAGATTCAAACCGGCTCAGACTTCAAAAAACACAAACGGCAGAAACGGCTCAGCCGTGTGGGTGATGGATAATGGAAAGATCAAGAGAATTCCCGTCAGGACAGGCATCAGCGACGGCAGCTACACCGAAGTCGTATCAGGCGGCATCAGGGAAGGCAACGAGGTCATAACAGAATCTGCAGATTCGGATAAGGATACTGCTAAAAGCAGCAGCAGACATGTGGGACCTCCGCCGATGTTTTAG